Part of the Methylovirgula sp. 4M-Z18 genome is shown below.
TGCTGGTTGACGTCAACGAGGCAATGTTCGCCTCCTTCGGCGTCACATGGAAAGAGATCATGTTCGAGCGCAAGCTTGGCCTGCCCACGGTGACGCTGAACCTTGAGTTCAAAAAGCCCGCGGTCTATGGCGATACGCTCGATTTCGCCGTGCATGTGCGCGCCATCGGTCGCGCCTCGCTCGATCTGGAAACCGTTGTGACGGTGCGGGGCGATGTGATCTGGACAGTGCGCCAGCGGATCGTCATGACCTCGCTCGAAGACCACAAATCCCATCCCTGGCCTGACGATGTCCGTGCGGGCCTCAAAAATTATCTGGAGCCCAGACATGATGCATGAAATCATCCAGCCGGACGGTTGGGCAAAGCCGATCGGTTATTCAAACGGAATCAGTGCCCGGGGCCGCATTGTGCAAATCGGCGGCCAGATCGGCTGGGACGAGCATTGCCAGTTTCATTCGGACGACTTTGTCGATCAGGTGCGCCAGACGCTGCTCAACATCGTCAGCGTGTTGAAGGCGGCCGATGCAAAGCCCGAACATCTGATCCAGATGACATGGTATTTCACCGACCGCATCGCCTACAAATCGCGCATGAAAGAAATCGGCGCCGTCTATCGCGAAATCATCGGCCGTCATTTCCCGCCGATGGCTGCGGTGCAGGTTGTGGCTCTCATGGAAGACCGCGCCAAGATCGAGATTCAGGCGCTCGCCGTCGTGCCCGATTGAAAAGGCCGTCGATCATCAGATTCCAAGGAGGAAAACATGAGCACCAAAGTCATGCCCGTCATCACCCGCAAGGGGCAGGAAGACAATCAGACCGGCCAGTCCGGCGGCTGCGTGCGCATTTCCGGTGTTGGCCCGCAGCATACGCCTGCGACCAAGATCTGGTTCGGCAAAGTCTCGAATGAACCGGGCTATCGTTCTTATCCGCATCATCACGGCGAAGCGGAAACGGGCGGCTATGTGCTGAAGGGCAAGGCCCGCATCTATTTCGGCGAGAACTGGCAGGAATATCTCGACATGGAGGAAGGCGATTTCATTTTCGTGCCGCCGCACTGGCCGCATATCGAAGTCAACATGTCCACGACGGAAGAACTGGTCTGGCTGACGACGCGCACGCCGGACAATATCGTGATCAACCTGCCCGACGTTGACGACTCTGTTCTCGTCGGCTTCCGGAGGGCCTGATGAAGCTGCTGCGCTATGGCCCTTTCGGTGCTGAAAAGCCAGCTCTTCTGGCAGAAGACGGCACGATCCGTGATCTGTCGAGCATCATCGCCGATATTTCCAGCCAGACGCTGCGCGACGAAACACTTGCGCATGTGCGTGCTGTCGATCCGGCCAGCCTGCCGGCCGTGTCGCCCGGGCGCATCGGCGCATGTGTCGGCAATATTGGCAAATTCATCTGCGTTGGCCTGAACTATGTCGACCACGCCCGCGAAACCGGCAAGGCGCCGCCCGAGGAGCCGATCCTCTTCATGAAAGCGACGACCGCAGTCGTTGGCCCGAATGACGATATCGAAATCCCGCGCGGCTCGACGAAGGCCGACTGGGAAGTCGAACTTGGCGTCGTCATCGGCAAGCGGGCGAAATATGTGCCGGAAGATAAGGCCCTCGACCATGTCGCCGGCTACTGCGTCGTCAATGACGTGTCTGAGCGCGCCTTCCAGTCGGAGCGGGGCGGACAATGGACAAAGGGCAAGAGCCACGACACATTCGGCCCGATCGGTCCTTACCTCGTGACGCGCGATGAGGTCACCGATCCGCAGAAACTTTCGCTCTGGCTGGATGTCGATGGCGTGCGCCGCCAGACCGGCACAACCGGCAACATGATCTTCCCGGTCGCTTTCCTTGTCAGCTATATCAGCCAATTCATGACGCTGGAGCCCGGTGACATCATTGCCACCGGCACGCCGCCCGGCGTCGGCATGGGCATCAGGCCCGAACCTTTGTTCCTGAAGCCCGGCCAAGTGATTGCGCTTGGCATTGAAGGGCTTGGCCAACAGCGCCAGCAAACCATCGCCGCGAGGGATTGATCATGAGTGATCTGAAGGGCCGTCTTGCCATCATCACCGGCGGCGCACGCGGCCAGGGCGAAGCCGAGGCCCGCCTTTTTGCCGCAAAAGGCGCCGCCGTCATCATTGCCGACGTGCTGGCGGAAGAGGGACGCGCGCTCGCGCAAACCCTGCAGGACGATGGCCTCGAAGCTCGCTTCACTTATCTCGACGTCACGGACCCGGCAAGCTGGGCAAGCGCCGTGGCGCTGGCCCTCGAATGGAAAAGCCGGATCGACATTCTGGTCAACAATGCCGGGATCATCAATCGCTCGACCATATCGAACACCGGCCTCGATGCCTGGGAGCGTGTGCTCAAGGTCAACCTGACCGGTGCGTTCCTTGGGATACAGGCGGTGAGCGAACCGATGGCCGAAAATGGCGGTGGTTCGGTCGTCAACATATCCTCCAACAGCGCATTTTCCGGCCATTATGATCCGGCTTACACCGCCAGCAAATGGGGCCTTCGCGGATTGACCCGCAGCGCGGCGATGGAATTCGCTTCGAAGAATATTCGGATCAATGCCGTTTGCCCCGGCCTTGTCGTCACCGGACTGAATGCCTCCAGCCCTCATCTGGAGCCGATGATCCAGATGACGCCGATGAAACGCAGCGGCAAGCCCGAAGAAATCGCCGAACTGGTTCTTTTCCTTGCCTCCGATGCATCAAGCTTCATCACGGGAGAGGATTTCGTCATCGACGGCGGATTCACGGCAGGGGCGGCCTATCGCCGCGTTGCGACGCAAACAGGGATCTTCAAAGCATAGCTGGCACTTGAAGAGGCGCCGCGCCAGCAGTGTTCGGGTCGTGATCCAACGGCCGCGTTTAAGCGGTCGGTCTCGCACACATGACAGGCGTCGGCCTGCGCGCAGTGCAATCTTGAAACGCAGTCGCATGCGCGGCCGTTCATATTCGGTCGCGGTGACGATTTAAGCTATGGCCGCGGGCGCCCAAGAGATAGGCACCCTCTCTCCTCGGGCTGCTGTTTCGCGATTGACCCTGATTTTATCGGGAGCGGCCGCCAAAAAGCCGACATTCTGTTACGAAATAGTCTCCGTGCGGGAAACCGCATCGTCTCGCGTGCGACACGCATTGAGGTCGCACACCTCTGCGTCGTGGCTGAAGGCATCCATTTGGGATGATGCAGCCACTCAACTCCAAAACCAACGAAGAGGGAAAGATGGAAGAGAAAGCTGCAGAACTCGTCAAAAATACAAACGCTTTTGTAGTTATGCTCACGGATTTGTTCATAAGGTATGCACTGTCGACCGTTGGCGCGATCGTCATCCTGTGCGCGGGATGGCTCTTCGCGGGCGTCATGCAGCGATGGACCATCCAATCTCTCGCGCGAATCCACGGTATCGATGAAACCCTTACGCGCTTTTTCGGGGCTTTGGTGCGTTACGCCATCCTCATCATGGTTTTTGTCATGGTGCTTGGACAATTTGGCGTGCAAACGGCTTCGATATTGGCGGCCCTCGGCGCAGCGGGTCTGGCCATTGGTCTTGCACTGCAAGGGACGCTGCAAAATATCGCGGCCGGTATCATGCTGCTCGTGCTGCGCCCCTTGCGGGTGGGCGAATCTATCAGCGCCGGAACGATCGTCGGCACTGTGCAAGAGATTGGGCTCTTTGCGACAGAGCTGAAAACCTATGATGGCCTTTACATGTTGGTCCCCAACTCGTCGCTATGGAACACGCCGGTCACCAACTACAGCCGGCTGAAGACACGGATGCATGATTTTAAAGTCAGCATCGCCTATGACGACGACATTGAGAAGGCATTTGCGATCATCAAAGACATTGTGGATGCTCAACGCGGCGTCCTGACAACCCCAGCGCCCGTTCATTTTGTTTCGGCCTTAAACGAGAACGCGGTCGTTCTATGCTATCACTATTGGATCACGCGCGACGAATATTGGAACGTCGTATGGAACACGATTAAATCGGTCAAAACCGCCTTTGAGCAGGAAGGCTTCCGCATTCCCTACCCGCAGACGATGTACTTGCTCGCGGACAAAGGCAAGAAAGGCGATGTTCCCGCGAGCGCTTCCTGAACGTAGCTACGCTCAACAAGCGGCCGTTTCGTGCTATGGTCGATCCCCGATGTCGCGTGCATAGGCCGCGTTGCCTTGCACGCACCAATGACGGGAGGTCACAATGACACTCACCCTGTCCGAAGAAGCCATCGCAAGAGTCCTGACATACGAACAGCTGATCCCCTTGATGGAAAAGACACTCTCAGCTTTTTCAGCCGGACGCGCCATCCAGCCTATGCGCAATGTGCTTACGATTGAAGAAGGGAAACGCTTTCTCGGCGTCATGCCGGCTGTCAGCGAGGATGGCATGGGCGCCAAGCTCGTGTGCTTCTACCCGAAAAACGCCGGCACGGGCATTCCGACCCATCTGGCCATGATCATGCTGTTCGATCCAGAAACGGGGAAGCCGCTCGCATTTCTTGACGGACGGCTCATCACCGAAATGCGGACTGCGGCCGTTTCAGCGGCAGTGACAAAACATCTCGCTCCCGAAGGTGGCAAAATTCTCACCTTGCTTGGCAGCGGCATTCAGGCGCATGCCCATCTCCAGGCACTTCGTCACGTCTGCGATTTCGAGGAAGTGAGGGTATGGAGCCGAACGCGGGAGAACGCTCAACGTTTTTCCGAACAGCACAATGCTACAGCGATGGACCTCGAAACCGCAGTGCGCGGCGCCGATGTCGTGGTCACTGCGACACTTGCCGTAGAGCCCATTCTGAAGGGCGAGTGGCTCAAACAAGGCGCCCATGTGAATGCGATCGGCGCTGCCCGCCCAACTTGGAGGGAGCTCGACGACGCTGCCATGCGCAACACTTTGGTTGTGGACTCGCGCGAGGCGGCACTCAAGGAATCTGGCGACGTCATCTTGTCCAAGGCCGCGATCATCGCGGAGGTCGGCGAAATCTTCTCGAGCTTCAAGAATGTGCCTCGATTTGAAACGACCATCTTCAAGTCCGTGGGAATCGCTGTCGAGGATATCGCCACGGCGCGGCTCGTCTACGACTCCATCGGAAGCGACCAACGTGATCGTCAAGACTCTCTCTCGCGATGAGCCCGCTCATACGGGCGGCTGACGAAATTTAGGCTGCGTTGAGCACCATGCTGGCGTCGCAGATATCGTGCCACCCTTCCATGAGCGCCAGCTCTCCGGCAGTTTGAACATGGTCGAAAGCTTCCGCCAGGACCGCATCGTGTGCCTCGCCATCCTCGCGCTTCATATATTCTGCATG
Proteins encoded:
- a CDS encoding acyl-CoA thioesterase produces the protein MPFTISKPMRFGDCDLTGIAYHPAYLSMLVDVNEAMFASFGVTWKEIMFERKLGLPTVTLNLEFKKPAVYGDTLDFAVHVRAIGRASLDLETVVTVRGDVIWTVRQRIVMTSLEDHKSHPWPDDVRAGLKNYLEPRHDA
- a CDS encoding RidA family protein, which gives rise to MHEIIQPDGWAKPIGYSNGISARGRIVQIGGQIGWDEHCQFHSDDFVDQVRQTLLNIVSVLKAADAKPEHLIQMTWYFTDRIAYKSRMKEIGAVYREIIGRHFPPMAAVQVVALMEDRAKIEIQALAVVPD
- a CDS encoding cupin domain-containing protein, coding for MSTKVMPVITRKGQEDNQTGQSGGCVRISGVGPQHTPATKIWFGKVSNEPGYRSYPHHHGEAETGGYVLKGKARIYFGENWQEYLDMEEGDFIFVPPHWPHIEVNMSTTEELVWLTTRTPDNIVINLPDVDDSVLVGFRRA
- a CDS encoding fumarylacetoacetate hydrolase family protein, which translates into the protein MKLLRYGPFGAEKPALLAEDGTIRDLSSIIADISSQTLRDETLAHVRAVDPASLPAVSPGRIGACVGNIGKFICVGLNYVDHARETGKAPPEEPILFMKATTAVVGPNDDIEIPRGSTKADWEVELGVVIGKRAKYVPEDKALDHVAGYCVVNDVSERAFQSERGGQWTKGKSHDTFGPIGPYLVTRDEVTDPQKLSLWLDVDGVRRQTGTTGNMIFPVAFLVSYISQFMTLEPGDIIATGTPPGVGMGIRPEPLFLKPGQVIALGIEGLGQQRQQTIAARD
- a CDS encoding SDR family NAD(P)-dependent oxidoreductase, translated to MSDLKGRLAIITGGARGQGEAEARLFAAKGAAVIIADVLAEEGRALAQTLQDDGLEARFTYLDVTDPASWASAVALALEWKSRIDILVNNAGIINRSTISNTGLDAWERVLKVNLTGAFLGIQAVSEPMAENGGGSVVNISSNSAFSGHYDPAYTASKWGLRGLTRSAAMEFASKNIRINAVCPGLVVTGLNASSPHLEPMIQMTPMKRSGKPEEIAELVLFLASDASSFITGEDFVIDGGFTAGAAYRRVATQTGIFKA
- a CDS encoding mechanosensitive ion channel family protein, encoding MEEKAAELVKNTNAFVVMLTDLFIRYALSTVGAIVILCAGWLFAGVMQRWTIQSLARIHGIDETLTRFFGALVRYAILIMVFVMVLGQFGVQTASILAALGAAGLAIGLALQGTLQNIAAGIMLLVLRPLRVGESISAGTIVGTVQEIGLFATELKTYDGLYMLVPNSSLWNTPVTNYSRLKTRMHDFKVSIAYDDDIEKAFAIIKDIVDAQRGVLTTPAPVHFVSALNENAVVLCYHYWITRDEYWNVVWNTIKSVKTAFEQEGFRIPYPQTMYLLADKGKKGDVPASAS
- a CDS encoding ornithine cyclodeaminase family protein; the encoded protein is MTLTLSEEAIARVLTYEQLIPLMEKTLSAFSAGRAIQPMRNVLTIEEGKRFLGVMPAVSEDGMGAKLVCFYPKNAGTGIPTHLAMIMLFDPETGKPLAFLDGRLITEMRTAAVSAAVTKHLAPEGGKILTLLGSGIQAHAHLQALRHVCDFEEVRVWSRTRENAQRFSEQHNATAMDLETAVRGADVVVTATLAVEPILKGEWLKQGAHVNAIGAARPTWRELDDAAMRNTLVVDSREAALKESGDVILSKAAIIAEVGEIFSSFKNVPRFETTIFKSVGIAVEDIATARLVYDSIGSDQRDRQDSLSR